From Cydia strobilella chromosome 3, ilCydStro3.1, whole genome shotgun sequence:
aAACACGTGTTATCAGCTTCActcgtagctcgcgctggcagtgaACATACCACCAGACATAACAGCCTGGCCCACAACTCAGCAAAGCCATTAATATCTTAAACTTTGACAGGGATTTACACTGTTAGAATCCCTGGTTGTCGCAGGACAACGCGGGTACTGGGCGGGAGGGATCATCATTTCGAAGTTTGTGCAGTTCATATAATtagaatcgaacttcacttacaggtaagttcgtttaattcctAATTATATTTCACTGCACAAACTTCTCATGATGATATTAACTTGTAGATGTTTAGAGATAGGTATTCAAAGTTTGTTATGGCTTTGTATTGCAACAATGAAATCAATTATTAACAATGATTTACgatttcattataaaaaataggtacctttTCAGTTATCATTAACTGTATTTCCAATATGGATATTTAGTTCTTACATTATTTAGGGATCTAGCGAGATCATCATTTCATCAAACTACCTATCACATGATAgttgaaacaaataataatttgttcctTATTAATAGGTATTTCATTAGTACTACCAAAGACCacattaaaacttaattattataggACTATCAAAGAAATCAAAGGATTATTGTCTATTCGTCTGGATGTAGTTATGCATTTTTTTGAGCAGGTTCAATAACCTGTTAGATACAATTATCTATTATAGTTTAATTTATCTTGAGGTGTTTTACTTTTGTAATATAAGTATCTTAATCTACATTAAGTTTTAAATGCATTTCTTATACCTTTCGTTATCCATTTTGTACTATTGCCAGAATATCTGACTATGGCTATGGCAATCGGGAAGCATAAATTGAAAAGCAAGGTATGCGTGTCATAAAACGTGTTAAATACAGTATCGACATTTACTTCTGTATAAACCTTCCTCCAAGACTGGCTTTTAAGGCATtgataaaacttttttaattgtcACTATTGAAGTCTCgtctttttatatatttgtactgTGATGGTCGCTGAGGGCGAACCATACATATCCTGCAGCCTGAGGGGCTTAGTGAAGGTTTCCAGGCTAACTCAGGGTATGGAGGATAGGAAACTTAGCAAAACACAGGTTTAATATATATACTCTGGGTCTTTTACGCCctttattaaaaatcaagaaCCTTACACCTTAATTAACTTAGTATGGATAGACTCCTGAAGGATGCAAGCTATACACATTGACACGGGGTCGTAATACAACCGGAGTCACGCGGTAATCTGGCAGCGGGCCCTGGATATATCGGGATGGTGGAGCGTTTCCCGGGGAACAGGGTTTCAGGACTAAACCTCCGGCTATCTACGCGAGAACACACGCGGCCTATAAAGGACTCGGTCCTACAGGAAGCCCGGGACGAACGCGAAACGCACGCCGCCACACCGGACTGAGCAGCCGTTGTTTCCAGCGCGGACTCGAAACATCGACTGACCCCGCTGCTGCCGCCTCGCGCTTCACCGCTCCGGTCGCTGTTGCGTTGTGACGTAGCCGTGACATCACAGTACGAGGGAGGAATATGCTTTTCACGTACTGGTATTCGAAGTAACTGGCCAGTATCATGATCTGATAGACCCAAAGGAAGAACTTCACCTGTATCCTAATGGCATGTTAGATATTACTTGATCAATACAAGTATTTAATCGTGTGGGTTTTGTAATATGAGTATGAAAATTGTGATTTTGGAGAATTCTCTAGAATTCATGAAGCGAATGTGTTGGCTAGAACAAATCAATACTGAAATCATCTGCAATAATGACGTTAGCTGCTTTCTTCTTAATTATTTGTAACAGACTATCTCGtttgttgttttaatatttcCGTGTTATAATTGGGGATTCTATAAACACAGATAATTATACAATTAAAGTCCAATATTTTAACTCCACAGACTTCAAAGTGATATTCAGTTTTAAGATCATTTAAAAAAGTAAGTGGCTTCATTTCTAAATACTCTCTACACAATATACAAGTTCCACCTCTTCTTTTGTTCCTCGAAAAACAGTCTGCAAGTTTAAAGtcattaatatttacatttgcCTCGCCTCCCAATTTTACAAAAGTCTCAGGGAGACAGATTAGATCTATATATTTCCCATCATAATCTAAATCATTTAGTGTTATTTCTATTAAAtcgattttgttaaataaacctGCGATATTTTGGTGTAACATTAAAAACGTATGGGATTTATTTGAAAATGCTTCaaataaatcccattacaacatCAATACAAACTACATCATTGTTCTCGAAAAAAAATCTCTTCTGTTTGAGTACTCGATGTGACAAAGCCATTTAATGCCTCACATTCGTTAAAGGTGGGCTACAGTCTATTGTATATGTTTATAAAACCAGATGCTCTATCAAACATTTTACTCGAGTACGACAGATGTTTGTTACTATCTAGAACATATGCAAATTGATATTTGCACGCTTCAGTATACAATATGCTTTTAAAAGATTCAACACGTTTATTGAACAGTGTGCCAAATTTGTGGAGTTTGAAGTTAGGCAAACAATAATTATGTTAGTATGCTGGATTTGTTCTAGTTTTGATCTTAAATAACGAATGATTTTGTAATAATTCACCGTATCCTTAAAGTTTACAGCACCAATTAATATGACGCAATAGTCAAGCATAGTAAAACCTTCAATTTTGGATTCAACTTCATGCAGCATATGGCTTTTGTTTTGATGTAGTGGCAGATATCATCTTGTTGTTGGCGTTACTGCTAATAAAGCAAATTTTccgtttttctttaataatagAATACAGggctttaaataatttgtttctgTTATTTCTTCCTTAACGTTTATTTCAGTAATACTTGAGTTAGTGATACTTGGATTTTTTTCTCGGGCGTCAGAGGATGCAGTGGCGGTAACCGGAAAGACAAAGGGTTGTACTTCAGTTTCTGTTTCTAATGGTATGCCCTCGTGTTGGGAGTATGCCAGCGACATGATTGGCGTGTCATCCTCACTGTCCTGTCTATGTTAATTTGAAGCAGATTTTTCTTTAGAGGAGTGAGTCGTCTCAGCGGTACTTTatctgtaagtatttttttataaatctctgTTTTTTTCTGCTGATCTTCTAGTGCTCTTCGCAGTTCAACTATTTGTGTATTGAGGCTGTTGACTTCCTCATTAGCGCTAGTTAGATGGGTAGTTAAGGAGCTAACTTCTGACTTTAACTCACAAATCTGTAAGGATTCCGATACTGTTATATTCGGGAGGTTGTGTGAGCTGATCTGTATCCCCTTGGGATTTTAGTACGGACTCTGAATCTGATAGAACTTCATGTTCTTGGGTTTTGGGTAAATGCTTTCGCATTGTTATATTTTGGTGATCAGGCGTTTCATAAATAGGCTTGTGTGTTCCAGGGTTATTCACTTGTGGTCACCACGGTGTTATCGGGCGTTGATTGCGAATTTAATGAGTGATGCTTTTTTTCTTGATCTTTCTTAACTGCCACATTTTTAACTGTATTGTAGTGGTTTCTCTCGGTTGTGTGTATTTTGGAGtagttttaatacaatttttgcATTTCCATAATTTTCGATTTGCATTTGTCATTAGGTCATATATCTCTTGTCGCTTGCCGTGCAATTAATGTGGAATGCAGAATTACACAATGAGCaacataaataatgtttttcttttatttcatttgtgcAAGTTTTACATGAAATCATTTTTGAGTTTGTTTTCGacatttttagtttatatatgcGTTCGTTCGTAAATCGGAACTTTATTTCTGATGTCAGTTTGACgttttattgttgttgttttattgttattattgttgttttgaaGGCTTGCAAAATTTAAGACAATAAAAGAATATTACAAGACATAAGCAGAATATTACAAGACATAAGGTCAAAACATTAAGTATCATGAGCCTGGGCAACCAAATTAGTATCTTCTTCCATACCGGTGGTATGGATGAAGATAAGGTAGATGGTATAAATAGTTTCATATTGTTTTTTGGTTCTTTTTTTGAGTTCCCGTCATTATCCGGCTTTATTATCGTTGGATCGTCTTCGTAATCGTCATCATCAATCAAGTGCACTTTTCTGAGTTCTTTTACGCCTTCCGAATATAAACGGGCTTTGTTCCTAAAATAATAACACTAGGCATAGGCAATATGATCTGAAACTATTCCTTAGATATTAGGTCAGGGGTTTCCAATCTTTTTCAGTCCGCAGCGCACTAACACGGGGTACCATGGTGAGGAGGATTGCCTCATCACGGCGCCCCTCTCTACTGTCTACGGCGCACAGTTTGGGAACTCGGGCCCTGTATTAGGTCAAGGATtatcaatatatatttaaaggaCCACTACAATTTTGCTCAAATAATTACCCTCTTATGAGTTATGACTAATAAAGCTGTTAAAATAACCCACCTCAGATCTTCTATAATGTCATGGTAAACGGTTTCCATGACATCCGGCGCAAGAAGAAAGTCTTGATGTTTGAAATCCTTTCTTTTCACTTCTCTTGTTGAAGCCTTAGCCATATTCTTAGCCATATTCTCGATATCTTTAGGACTCACAAACTCATCGTTTGAAGCATAAACTATCATAGTTGGAGCAGTTATATGACTTAAATTGTATATAGGGGCTTGTTTGATTTTGTAGTGATTCATATTTCCTTCCTCACCATAATCCCATCGGTTGAAGGTTTTGTATTTGATGTTTTGAGCTAAATGAGCTAGTAGCTTGATAGAGCCGCCCCTCGTTTTGTCCtttgaattgttatttttttctaggCCCTGtgaacatattatattatatacatataagagTAGGTAAATAGTatataagtttttaaattttctattgAATACCATTAATTCGTCAATTTTCATCTCTTCGCATATATTTTGATATTGTTTGTCGCCGAGGCAGTCATCTACTGAGAATTTCTTGCTTTCATCCTTCACAGGGGGAAATATTTctgctttttctttttttataagcTCTTCCTGAAATAATGTACACGAATTAACACATTATTCTTCTCTTGGATTTAAACATACGTGATATATTTGAAAGAACTTACATATATTTCCTTAAAGTGATCGACTTCCTTCGTAAAGTTATCATTAGGGAAATAGTTCTGATACCCAATGGGAGCCATTAAGTGCGctgtttcaaatttattattaaattccggcttaattgaatttaaaatcaaaaaggCAGTGCCACCTAACGAATGGCTAATATAATGCACCTTTTCTTTGCGTGTATCGTTTAAAACATAGTCTACTATTACAGCGATGTCATAAAAACCAATTTCATCGTAACTGTAGTCGAAAAACTGGGTACTTTCATCCGTTTCTGATTCAAGGTACAAATGACGTCTGCCATATTTATTACCACGTACATTGGCGAGCCATACATCATACCCAAGATCTTGGAGTAGGAAAGCTGAAAACACCGATTGTTTAATGTTTAGTCTTGAGTAAAAGTGGGGTGttctatatttattgttttaaagtaCTTACCCAGAGAATGTTCAGTGTTTTGTCTAACAAACCTGTCCGAAGATTGGTACAAGCCAGGAACTAGTACCACGGGAAATTCTTTATGTGTCGGCTCATCAGTTTCGAAAGTGGTCCTGAATATGTTCAGTATGTAACCATCGCAAGTGACGATATCATATGACTTTAGAAACCTTCTTTTATCACTTAGTGCTATTAGGTTTGCCTTTGGATTCTGCAAATTTCAAGCAAATATGACAACGAAAGGAACAATCgtaatttttatatacctacatacatacatataatcacgcctatttcccggaggggtaggcagagaccacggatttccacttgttacgatcctgacatacctctttcgcttccttcactttcataatattccccatacacgctcgccggtttagggtgctcttgacctggcctttcttcaggatttcccgatctgatcagagaaagtccgccgaggtttgccccttccaactcccgtttctacctctaccgttatatatacctaagtacaAAAATATGCTCAAAGATATTTAAGCAAAAGGTCCGAGTCAGAAAATGCCTGTTTCCATCGAGGTATACATAATGCTTTTCTTAAATActgaaattatataatatatttggcGAATGTGGCATACGTGGCATATTTTGTACACGTTCGTGGCGGCCAGCGCCTGCGGCGTGCAGCGAACAAGAATAGAGTTTGTATCGGTTATTTTACTCCTAAGAATAAAATGAATCATACGAATttcattttcacatcacctattcggatcaaagtggcacctttcttccctgctaggggggatcaaagtggcacttttctgttctaggtcatgattttttttcttttttgtatacgatttttttaagttaaataataatattttggaacatgacaatttcctcataggtgatgtgaaaaacagtatgtgtcacatggtagcaaaattatttccatcttgggcgttaagacttgaatccctcgctacgctcaggattcaatgtacgccctcgccttaaatatgtaattttgctcccttgtgacctcagaataatgactaaagcatagaagtcgggcaaaaatgcttcgcaaatatgtatacccgtactttacttccttacgaattagataatgtgccgaaaagagatgcatatatgcttgttatttctcatttacgtacggtgtcataagtttgataatttgctagggatgtaactgtgtcgactttttatatcgataaattatgcataagtttatgtgccgtgtaaaataataatcacgaaattggcaaattgataatagtctgcctaatgaaagttgaacctgaaaaaacgcggcaatttcaagaaatctgtagcaggcggctcgttgaaatgaaatgaaatgaaatgcgtggaatacaaggattgcataacttttacactttttataattttcatattctaaaaatcgttaaaaagtataaaaattatgcaatccttggaatcaaagagccgcctgatatgaggattaatgcatgtacctaatatagcttttatctcatttgcagtctaccactcagaaccgtctaactatacctctcgtttttttatcattagaaagaaggcgagcgatcttaacgtgtcgttttatcgaaaaacacttggaaaataagtcacaagaaatataatatacgatcatttacatacttttgctttcataagtaaaatattgttatatttataaaaaaaacttgtcaataaaaagacacgtggaaatggtttaccgttttttctaatgctaaaagactaagaatagtttctagtcatgtacagtcagctgcagagaaaaggcacccccctgcatacaaagttctgtaaattagtatggacgtggggtaccttttctctgcagctgactgtaccaaataggaaataataaaaaaaaacgttcgtgtaatatttttttattatttaataatagggaatattacgcgaaactcggcgtaggtggcgccattatcacaatctgagggtctatcgcggaacaagaaaatcgaactttcgttatctaacatctctgtcactcttgcgtattcgagcgataaagaggcagctagataacgaaatttcggattcgagttttccggtaggtcccctgaaaacttgtcaaaaacctgttaaaggtacagtatgaataagttactctacggtgcactaaaaaagctagtgctgcactctggtggcagaacattgcagtaatatcccctattcctcgtcctttggaaatctgaaataaaaagttcagttttgtgaccaacaatattaataaaaggaacattcatcaatgatcattaatgtcttttttattagggttccgtacccaaagggtaaaaacgggaccctattactaatacttcgctgtccgtctgtctgtcaccaggctgtatctcatgaaccgtgatagctagacagttgaaattttcacagatgatgtatttctgttgccgctataacaacaaatactaaaaagtacggtccccttggtgcgcgcgtccgacccgcacttgaccggtttttagtattaaactatagtctggcaaacacaatctgtcagtaagtaagaacaaagaaaactataggtacagtcgaaggcaaaaatatcgatccagacaaatggctt
This genomic window contains:
- the LOC134756176 gene encoding lipase 1-like — translated: MFLQRRSVFVLLLCLQIVSSFNLGENSAKNKSDSNSTFIKHTRRLKKTKTRSLKLTHNPKANLIALSDKRRFLKSYDIVTCDGYILNIFRTTFETDEPTHKEFPVVLVPGLYQSSDRFVRQNTEHSLAFLLQDLGYDVWLANVRGNKYGRRHLYLESETDESTQFFDYSYDEIGFYDIAVIVDYVLNDTRKEKVHYISHSLGGTAFLILNSIKPEFNNKFETAHLMAPIGYQNYFPNDNFTKEVDHFKEIYEELIKKEKAEIFPPVKDESKKFSVDDCLGDKQYQNICEEMKIDELMGLEKNNNSKDKTRGGSIKLLAHLAQNIKYKTFNRWDYGEEGNMNHYKIKQAPIYNLSHITAPTMIVYASNDEFVSPKDIENMAKNMAKASTREVKRKDFKHQDFLLAPDVMETVYHDIIEDLRNKARLYSEGVKELRKVHLIDDDDYEDDPTIIKPDNDGNSKKEPKNNMKLFIPSTLSSSIPPDTGEVLPLGLSDHDTGQLLRIPVREKHIPPSYCDVTATSQRNSDRSGEARGGSSGVSRCFESALETTAAQSGVAACVSRSSRASCRTESFIGRVCSRVDSRRFSPETLFPGKRSTIPIYPGPAARLPRDSGCITTPCQCV